Proteins found in one Homalodisca vitripennis isolate AUS2020 chromosome 4, UT_GWSS_2.1, whole genome shotgun sequence genomic segment:
- the LOC124360232 gene encoding uncharacterized protein LOC124360232 produces MHVGATNVYGLLLLSLLTCLTLTSGAPGSPLDQEWTNYVDAPPRSTENPVSLRSLMKSLFRFNLLRKPEVEELPNSGLLTDTATTPEGISSIEAELISSISPPLVDDTPDLWHIPAHLERDKSHKFTHSFRFGYGALH; encoded by the exons ATGCATGTAGGCGCCACCAATGTTTAT GGACTGCTTCTCTTGAGCCTGCTAACGTGTCTAACGTTGACTTCGGGCGCTCCGGGGTCTCCCCTGGACCAGGAGTGGACCAACTACGTGGACGCACCTCCCAGGTCCACTGAGAACCCGGTCTCACTCAGAAGCCTCATGAAGTCACTCTTCAG ATTCAACTTGCTGAGGAAACCCGAAGTCGAAGAACTGCCAAACTCAGGACTTCTCACTGACACTGCAACCACTCCTGAGGGTATATCCAGTATCGAAGCCGAGTTGATATCTTCTATCTCACCTCCTCTGGTAGACGATACCCCTGACCTCTGGCACATCCCTGCACATCTGGAGCGTGACAAGAGCCACAAGTTCACTCACTCCTTCAGGTTTGGCTATGGGGCACTCCACTGA